A genomic window from Candidatus Polarisedimenticolia bacterium includes:
- a CDS encoding Smr/MutS family protein — MDETGPIDPPIDGTLDLHTFDPREVNHLVPDYLAECRARGILSVRIIHGKGTGALRRAVLSVLGRLPEVAAFRTASEDAGGWGATLVELRPASGRTGSR; from the coding sequence ATGGACGAAACGGGACCGATCGACCCGCCGATCGACGGCACGCTCGACCTGCACACCTTCGACCCGCGCGAGGTGAACCACCTCGTCCCCGACTACCTGGCGGAGTGCCGGGCCAGGGGGATCCTCAGCGTCCGCATCATCCACGGCAAAGGGACGGGGGCGCTGCGCCGCGCGGTTCTGTCCGTGCTCGGCCGCCTGCCGGAGGTGGCGGCCTTCCGGACCGCCTCGGAGGACGCCGGCGGGTGGGGCGCGACCCTGGTCGAGCTCAGGCCTGCTTCCGGGCGTACCGGGAGTCGATGA
- a CDS encoding DUF1579 family protein gives MMDVPRLLDEHRRLKALAGDWVGEETIHPSPWDPKGGTGAGRFQAHLDLNGFFLVADYVQERSGQITYRGHGVYGYDPQQKGYTMHWFDSMGSGTPEPVRGRWEADRLTFEGENPMGHSRYIYAFEGADRYSFRIEHSRDGKTWAVFIDSRYARKQA, from the coding sequence ATGATGGACGTGCCGAGGCTACTGGACGAGCATCGCAGGCTGAAGGCCCTGGCGGGCGACTGGGTCGGGGAGGAGACGATTCACCCGTCGCCGTGGGATCCGAAGGGGGGCACCGGCGCCGGACGCTTCCAGGCGCATCTCGATCTCAATGGGTTCTTCCTGGTCGCCGACTACGTCCAGGAGCGCAGCGGCCAGATCACCTACCGCGGGCACGGGGTCTACGGGTACGATCCGCAGCAGAAGGGCTACACCATGCACTGGTTCGACTCGATGGGGTCGGGAACCCCGGAGCCTGTGCGTGGACGCTGGGAGGCCGACCGCCTGACGTTCGAGGGAGAAAACCCGATGGGGCACAGCCGCTACATCTACGCGTTCGAGGGGGCGGACCGGTACTCCTTCCGCATCGAACACTCCAGGGACGGCAAGACCTGGGCGGTCTTCATCGACTCCCGGTACGCCCGGAAGCAGGCCTGA
- a CDS encoding PhzF family phenazine biosynthesis protein: MRFRFATADVFTDRIFGGNQLAVFPDGRGLRTEQMQQVAREFNFSETVFVLPPDLPAHTRRLRIFTPGGEIPFAGHPTIGTACVLASLGEIPNGDEWTRIVFEEGAGPVPVCIQTIDGRARYARLTSPRLPEIGPPAPPAADLAAMLSLEPSDLLEEPWTPQGVSCGLPFLLVPLRDRGAVGRARLRPDVWERVLSRYWSPHVYLFALDPELAGRQARARMFGPAAGVTEDPATGSAATALAGYLGARDPRRDGRLRWVIEQGFEMGRPSLLEAEADKREGTITEIRVGGATALVSEGTMEIP; the protein is encoded by the coding sequence ATGCGCTTCCGTTTCGCGACAGCCGACGTATTCACCGACCGGATCTTCGGCGGGAACCAGCTCGCCGTGTTCCCGGACGGCCGGGGGCTGCGCACGGAGCAGATGCAGCAGGTGGCGCGCGAATTCAATTTCTCCGAGACGGTCTTCGTGCTGCCTCCGGACCTTCCGGCCCACACCCGCCGCCTGCGGATCTTCACGCCCGGGGGGGAGATCCCCTTCGCCGGCCACCCGACGATTGGCACCGCCTGCGTCCTGGCGTCCCTGGGAGAAATCCCCAACGGCGACGAGTGGACGCGGATCGTCTTCGAGGAGGGGGCGGGGCCGGTGCCGGTCTGCATCCAGACGATCGACGGCCGGGCGCGATACGCCCGGCTGACCTCGCCGCGGCTTCCGGAGATCGGCCCGCCCGCGCCCCCCGCCGCCGATCTGGCCGCCATGCTGTCCCTCGAGCCGTCGGACCTGCTCGAGGAGCCCTGGACCCCCCAGGGGGTGTCCTGCGGGCTGCCCTTCCTGCTGGTTCCGCTGCGCGATCGGGGGGCCGTCGGACGCGCCCGGCTGCGTCCCGACGTCTGGGAGCGGGTGCTGTCCCGGTACTGGTCGCCGCACGTCTACCTCTTCGCGCTCGACCCCGAGCTCGCGGGGCGGCAGGCGCGCGCCCGCATGTTCGGCCCCGCCGCGGGCGTGACCGAGGACCCCGCCACCGGCAGCGCCGCGACGGCGCTCGCCGGCTACCTGGGGGCGCGCGACCCGAGGCGGGACGGCCGGCTGCGATGGGTCATCGAGCAGGGGTTCGAGATGGGCCGCCCGAGCCTCCTCGAGGCCGAGGCGGACAAGCGCGAGGGGACGATCACCGAGATCCGCGTCGGCGGCGCCACCGCCCTCGTCAGCGAAGGCACGATGGAGATCCCTTGA
- a CDS encoding S9 family peptidase: MSRPAPSVRWSAVPVLLALLAACAHSGGPPRIAASPEASLAAAPEYSIEEFLGTTRILGASFSPDGRTILYSSDQTGVFNAFAVAAAGGQPVQLTRSTEDAIRAESYFPADERFLYTSDKGGNELTHLYVRERDGSVRDLTPGDGVKAEFLGWARDDRTFFVSTNERDPKFFDLYEYQTDGYARSLLFKNDAGYKYGDVSPDRTTLALSKSRTTNDSDAFLHVLKTGETRNITPHKGDALNRPARFTPDGLGLYLISDEGSEFAGLALYDLKTGARRPLVRPSWEVTEAEISKSGRYLAVSINNDARTELRLFEAASMRPVALPDLPRGAIRTVTFSRDEEHLAFHASDSLTPRDLYAMDLGGGAPRRLTRSLNPRIDPRNLAEVEVVRFPSYDGLEIPGLLYRPHGASSRHPVPAIVKVHGGPGGQAQIEYSGLTQYLVNHGYAVFDINNRGSSGYGKTFFALDDRRHGEADLGDVVACRTMLAESGWVDAKRIGILGGSYGGYMVLAALAFKPGTFAVGVDLFGVANWVRTLESIPPYWESFREALFAELGDPKADAERLRRISPLFHATNIKTPLIVLQGANDPRVLKPESDDIVKAVRANGVPVEYVVFPDEGHGFQKKENELVGYRAILAFLDQHLKGAAAGG, from the coding sequence ATGAGCCGGCCCGCCCCGTCGGTCCGCTGGTCCGCCGTTCCCGTCCTGCTCGCCCTGCTCGCCGCCTGCGCCCACTCCGGCGGGCCGCCCCGGATCGCCGCCTCCCCCGAGGCGTCGCTCGCCGCGGCGCCCGAGTACTCCATCGAGGAGTTCCTGGGAACGACCCGGATCCTGGGCGCCTCGTTCTCGCCCGACGGCCGCACGATTCTGTACAGCTCCGATCAAACCGGCGTGTTCAACGCCTTCGCCGTCGCCGCCGCCGGCGGCCAGCCGGTGCAGCTCACCCGCTCGACGGAGGATGCGATCAGGGCGGAGTCCTATTTTCCGGCGGACGAGCGCTTCCTGTACACCAGCGACAAGGGGGGGAACGAGCTGACGCACCTCTACGTGCGCGAGCGGGACGGGTCGGTGCGCGACCTGACGCCGGGCGACGGGGTCAAGGCGGAGTTCCTCGGCTGGGCGCGCGACGACCGGACCTTCTTCGTCAGCACCAACGAGCGCGACCCGAAGTTCTTCGACCTGTACGAGTACCAGACGGACGGCTACGCCCGGAGCCTGCTCTTCAAGAACGACGCGGGCTACAAGTACGGCGACGTCTCCCCCGACCGGACGACCCTGGCCCTCTCCAAGTCGCGCACCACCAACGACAGCGACGCCTTCCTGCATGTCCTGAAGACCGGGGAGACCAGGAACATCACCCCCCACAAGGGGGACGCGCTGAACCGGCCGGCGCGGTTCACCCCGGACGGCCTGGGGCTCTACCTGATCAGCGACGAGGGGAGCGAGTTCGCCGGCCTGGCCCTCTACGATCTGAAGACCGGCGCGCGCCGCCCCCTGGTCAGGCCTTCCTGGGAGGTGACCGAGGCCGAGATCTCGAAGAGCGGCCGGTACCTGGCGGTCTCCATTAATAATGATGCGCGGACCGAGCTCCGGCTGTTCGAGGCCGCCTCGATGCGCCCGGTCGCCCTGCCGGACCTGCCCCGGGGGGCGATCAGGACGGTCACCTTCTCGCGCGACGAGGAACACCTGGCGTTCCATGCGAGCGACAGCCTGACGCCGCGGGACCTCTACGCCATGGACCTGGGAGGAGGGGCGCCGCGCCGGCTGACCCGCTCGCTCAATCCGCGGATTGACCCCAGGAACCTGGCCGAGGTCGAGGTCGTGCGCTTCCCGTCCTACGACGGACTCGAGATCCCCGGCCTCCTCTACCGGCCGCACGGCGCCTCGTCGCGCCATCCCGTGCCCGCCATCGTCAAGGTCCACGGCGGTCCGGGGGGCCAGGCGCAGATCGAGTACAGCGGCCTGACCCAGTACCTCGTCAACCACGGCTACGCGGTGTTCGACATCAACAACCGTGGCAGCAGCGGCTACGGGAAGACCTTCTTCGCCCTGGACGATCGCCGGCACGGCGAGGCCGACCTGGGAGACGTCGTGGCGTGCCGCACGATGCTCGCCGAAAGCGGCTGGGTCGATGCGAAGCGGATCGGCATTCTCGGGGGGAGCTACGGCGGCTACATGGTCCTGGCGGCCCTCGCGTTCAAGCCGGGCACGTTCGCGGTCGGCGTCGACCTGTTCGGCGTCGCCAACTGGGTGCGCACCCTGGAGAGCATCCCTCCGTACTGGGAGTCCTTCCGCGAGGCGCTGTTCGCCGAGCTGGGGGATCCGAAGGCGGACGCCGAGCGGCTCCGCCGCATCTCCCCGCTGTTCCACGCGACGAACATCAAGACGCCGCTCATCGTCCTGCAGGGAGCCAACGACCCGCGCGTCCTGAAGCCGGAATCGGACGACATCGTGAAGGCGGTGCGGGCCAACGGCGTGCCGGTCGAGTACGTCGTCTTTCCGGACGAGGGGCACGGATTCCAGAAGAAGGAGAACGAGCTGGTCGGCTACCGGGCGATCCTGGCGTTCCTGGACCAGCACCTCAAGGGCGCCGCCGCGGGTGGGTGA
- a CDS encoding glycine/sarcosine/betaine reductase selenoprotein B family protein: MGDLGEFSPATRLFLKAYPWRRIDPVPWTPLRKPLAVCRLALVSSAGFVLPGQEPFEASIRGGDVSFRDIPSDARAAALIDTHRSRSFDHEGMRLDPNLALPLDRARELAAAGRVGSVNRRHLSFMGSITAPGRLVRDSAPQAARRLSEDGVDVALLIPV; the protein is encoded by the coding sequence GTGGGTGACCTGGGCGAGTTCTCGCCGGCGACCCGCCTGTTCCTGAAAGCCTACCCCTGGCGCCGGATCGACCCCGTCCCGTGGACCCCGCTGCGAAAGCCCCTGGCCGTTTGCCGGCTGGCGCTGGTCTCGAGCGCCGGGTTCGTGCTTCCCGGCCAGGAGCCGTTCGAGGCGTCGATCCGCGGAGGGGACGTGTCGTTCCGCGACATCCCCTCCGACGCGCGGGCCGCGGCGCTCATCGACACGCATCGGAGCCGGTCGTTCGATCACGAGGGCATGCGGCTCGACCCGAACCTCGCCCTGCCGCTCGACCGGGCGCGCGAGCTGGCCGCCGCCGGCCGCGTCGGCTCGGTGAACCGCCGCCACCTGTCGTTCATGGGCTCGATCACCGCCCCGGGAAGGCTGGTGCGCGACTCGGCCCCGCAGGCGGCGCGCCGGCTCTCGGAGGACGGCGTCGACGTCGCCCTGCTCATCCCGGTCTGA